A stretch of DNA from Candidatus Neomarinimicrobiota bacterium:
GCCACAGCCCGCTCATCAGTAGAAGTGAAATGCCTCGGATCACGGTGGGAATTTATTGAGAGGTCTCTTAGGGCGCAATACCGTTCTATCGGCGAGGCTCGTGAGATGAAAACGCTTCTTTAGCAATAAAGCAAGAATGTCAGAGAACGAATAGAGAACTGACGGAAACTCCGTATGTGTTCAACCAACTTGATCATTTCCTTGAGAGCATCGGTGATATAGGTGCGTCATAGATCAACACGGTCGGCTTGCCCGAATCACACGGTTCAGGCGGGGAGACCGTGTTGGATTGTTCCAAGAGAGGTCCGTCATTGCTGATTCGCCACCAGTGATTCAAATTGATACATCTGCTAACAGTTGAGTTGAGAGTGCAAAGCGGATTTGACTAAGGGATCGGTGGAGATCAGCGCACAAGTCTACTCAGATTGTGGGATTGCGTCGAGTAAGACCGATCACCGGCACTTCGTCCTCAAAAGGCGATATCCATCTGAAAACCGCTCTCAACATTCGGTATTGACCATCTGCCTGGATCATCGAATCGCTCCCACGTAGTTCGTACTCGCCAGCTCACCGTTGCTCCGTGGGCAGTCTTGATTCTGACAAAAGTGGCGAGCGATTGACCTGACGAGGCAAAAGCCCGGTTGCGCATCTCTCCGGGAAGATTAAGATCCCATACATAGATTCTTGACGCCCAATCGTCTGAGCGGTACATCACCCAGTTGAATGAAATGCGCCACGATTTTGTGGCAAGGTGCATTTTGGTGGAGAGGCCGTGTCCGGTGTGCTGGCCGTCGTCATCCTGAGCCACCACTCTGTCTCCCTGAAACTGCCACTTCAGCTGCTTATTTACAGGTAGTGTCGAGCTGGCACGCCATGTTTCTCTGCTGGAATTCGGCTGAAATATTTCTCCTGCATAGGCGATGCCATCTTCGCCGGATTTATCCTCGCGCTTCCACCGGAGCAGAGCATTTCCACCATAACGCCACCGAAAACTCAAAGTAGCGGCGGTTTCGAAACCACGGACCGGCTGACCGCCCTCACTGACAGCAACAGTCTCGCGGTACCAGTCGCCGTAGCTGAACAGGCGTATTTTCCCCGTGGAGATAGAAAGAGCCTGATAGATTCCTGATTCATTCAGCTGGTCGCGGCTCCATTCGCCGAGCGGTCGCGAGCGAGGACCCCGGAAACCGCCTGGATAGTAGCGGACTGATCCCATCCATCGGAGTGTCTTCATATCCAATGTTGCGCCGGTGAGATAGGAAGGGCTTGTGCCATTATAGACGGCGGTTTCGCCGAAGAACGAGAGTTTGTCAAAGGTGTATTGTCCATGGACGGAGCCGTAGCTTTGCGGCGGGCGGTTAGTGGGTGAATTCCCGTCAATCTGCCATCTGTCAACGGCGGTGAGGATGCCGACTTGAGCCTGCTCACCTGACCGTTTCCAGGCGAGTATGGCGCTCTCTTCGTTCAGATTGTGCTTTCGGTCGCGGGCTGTTTCAGACTGATGAAGACCTGATACGGAAATGGAAGTAACAGAGAGTGAGTCGAGGATGGCATCCATCGGTGAGGATGAAAGAGAGGCGATCCAGGTATTTGACTTGTACTCATATTCAACTGCCGCGCCGCGGAGGGCCCACTGTTCCAGAGTAGACCGCCACGGCCGAAGTCCTCTCCCGGGGCGTGAGAAATAGGTGATGCTCGTATTCCCCTTGAACGGCCGCGAAGAGCGACCAAACAGGAGACCATAACCTGAGTGAAGCTGAAAGTCACCGACAATTGCCCGAGTGTGGCTGTTAACTGGGATACTTAGATGAGCTGATGCAAAATCGGTGAGCGTTGGTTCTCCCGGGTCGCGTTCCAAAACAAATCCTCCCGATGCCGAGGCACGCTGAAAATCGACCCTCGTTACCATCCTTATATCCTCAGTTGAAGTCGTCCATCGATTACGCAGGACGACACCTAATGGCCGTACCTCTTCAACAGTGGTTGTGAGAGGCAGAAGTTGTCTTGTGACTGGATCGAGCTCCTGGAACTGGAGTATCTCGAAGATTGAGATAAATTGCCCCAACTCGTTACGCCTTTTTAGAATCAGGGAGATATCGCTCGATGGAAGTAGAGGAATCTTCTCAAGTTGCTTTCTGCTGACGCTGTTTAGATTGAGCGGTTCGCGCACAAACTGTTCCAGGGTCAGCAGGTCTTCAGCCGAAAGGACAGATTCTTCGTCATCCAGCTGAAATTCAGTCAGGATCTCGTCCAGCGACTGCCCTTGCCCGGAGCAGGGGCTAAGGCAGGCTAAAAGTGAGAGCAAGAATATGGCTGAGATTAAGTTCCGGATGATTAGCGATTGCATAACTTATTTCCTGACCGATGATCTTCAGCCTGATACCGGCGGTTACCTGGGTGGGACTCGTGGCAAAGCCGGTCATGACTGTAAAGGACTCAATCGGCTTCCATTGCAGACCAAACTTATAGCGTGAATCAAATTGCAGATCCTTTTCGAATTCTGCTATAGCGGACATCTGACTACTTGGTGTAAAGCTGAAGCCGGTAACTATTACCTGCGGCAGCAGCTCGTCAGAGGCGCCGATTCGTGGCGCATTCAGGTTCTGATATAGCATGGACCATGTCACCGATTCCTGTATGTCGAAGGCGATGGATGCGGACAGGCTAACTGTTTTCTGGGAGCCGTAGTTGACGATTGAGAGTTCGTGTCCGGCAAGGAGCAGTCCAAAATCGAGATGCTGTCCCAGGCGTCTGCCTAAACCGAGCGCAAACGTTGTCTCGCCGTACAGTTTGTTGCCAGCTGAATAGAACCCGATGCCGACATTTCCGTATCGCCAGGGAGCTGATATAACCGCCCCCGCGTTGCTGAGATCCGTAAGGCTAAAGGGTTTGCCGTAGAATGCGGCTGTGTTGAGACTGGTCGATGAGGCAAGGGAGGCGGGGTGACTGAGAAAATGAGCCGATGTGCGCCCCGGACCGAATTGGGTCATCCCCAAGGCGACCAGATTCGGGAGTAGAGGAAGCCGTTCAAAAGCGCCGATCAGGCCAGATACAAGTATGAGTGACAGCCATATCAGACGCATTTTGGTAAATGTAGTCTCTTATCGGTGAATAGACAAGAAGTGAGTGGTAATTTCACTTCACTTTTTAGCGAAAGAGTGCGAAATTGAACGAATAGTAAGACCGAGTGTTAAGCGGCCGAGAGGGGAAATGTAAGTGATGGAACGAAAAATCCGCATCGTTATGGCAAAGCCCGGTCTCGATGGTCATGACAGGGGGGTCAAGATTCTGGCCAGAGCTTACAGGGATGCCGGGATGGAGGTGATCTATCTTGGGCTGCGTCAAACCCCTGAAATGATAGTCAGTACCGCCTTGCAGGAAGACGTGGACGTTATCGCTCTTTCGATTCTTTCTGGCGCCCATATGACTGTTTTTCCGAAAGTGATGGAACTGATGAAATCTGAAGGGATGGACGATGTTCTGCTGACGGGCGGCGGGATTATCCCTGACAAGGATATGGAGGCGTTGCATGCTGAAGGGGTCGGGAAACTTTTTGGCCCCGGCACGCCCATCCAGGAGACTATCGATTATATCACGGAATGGGTAAAAACCAATCGGTGGAAGAAATGAGCGATACTCTGAAAAGACTGCAAACTTTACGGCAAGAAGCTCTAAAGGGTGGCGGTGAAGAACGTATAGAAGCCCAGCACAGTAAAGGAAAACTGACCGCAAGAGAGCGTCTAGATCTTCTTCTGGATAAAGGTTCTTTTCAGGAGACAGGGATGTTTGTAAAGCATCAGTCTTCAGACTTCGGGCTGGACAAGAAGCGGGTTCCGGGTGACGGAGTTGTTACAGGGCACGGGACCATAGACGGCCGGAGGGTATTCGTTTTTGCGCAAGATTTTACAGTCTTGGGTGGTTCTCTGTCTGGATCAAATGCGAAGAAGATCTGTAATATCATGGATCACGCCATGCGGGTAGGTGCACCGATCATAGGACTGAACGATTGCGGCGGAGCCCGGATTCAGGAGGGTGTCTCTTCGTTGGGCGGTTATGCCGAGATATTCTTGCGTAATACACTGGCATCCGGTGTTGTCCCACAAATTTCGATGATTATGGGTCCGTCGGCGGGGGGTGCTGTCTACTCGCCGGCTATTACTGACTTTACGCTGATGGTAAAGGGGACGAGCTATATGTTCGTTACCGGTCCGAATGTTGTCAAAACGGTGACCCACGAAGATGTAAGCTATGAAGATCTCGGCGGCGCCGTGACTCATGCCACCAAGAGCGGGGTTTCCCACTTTGCGGCTGAGAATGAAGTTGAAGCCATTCAGACTGTCAAATTGCTCCTCTCCTATATCCCTCAGAATAATCTGGAGGATCCACCCTTTGGTCCTCAGGAGGATCCGGTGGAGCGGGAGGTAGAAGCGCTTGATTCGGTTGTTCCGCAGAATTCCAACAAGCCGTACGATATGCACGACGTAATTCGCCCAATAGTAGACAGTGAGGAGTTTCTGGAAGTCCATTCTGCTTTTGCCAGAAATATCATTGTGGGATTTGCGCGCCTGAATGGTGGAAGCGTCGGGATTGTGGCTAATCAGCCGTCGCATTTGGCAGGTGTTCTTGATATTGATTCGGCTGTGAAGGGGGCCCGGTTTGTCCGCTTCTGTGACGCTTTCAACATTCCGCTTGTGGTCTTCGAAGATGTGCCCGGCTTCTTACCGGGGACCGAACAGGAGTGGGGTGGTATCATCCGTCATGGAGCAAAGCTACTGTATGCCTTCTGTGAAGCGACAGTGCCAAAGGTGACGGTCATTACAAGGAAAGCCTACGGCGGCGCCTACGACGTGATGAATTCCAAACACATCCGTGGGGATGTGAACTTTGCCTGGCCGACAGCTGAGATTGCCGTTATGGGTCCCAAAGGTGCTGTGGAGATCATCTTCAAGAAGGAGATTGCCGAGGCAGACGATTCTGAGGCTGTGGAAGAAAAGATGATCGAAGAGTACCGTGATAAATTTGCTAACCCGTATGTTGCGGCAGAGCAGGGCTACATCGATGACGTTATCGAACCGCGAACGACACGCTCCCGATTAATCCAAGCCTTGGTAATGCTGGATACAAAAGTAGACATGAATCCGAAGAAGAAGCATGGCAACATCCCCCTCTAATTAAATCATGAGTTGTGAAGGAGAGAAAGGAAGTTGCCAGTTAGAGCGTATTAGTTTCTTGCAAAAGACCCTTTCATCGGGTATCGTTAATCAGTTTCGGAAATTGAGAACAGAAACCAGGTAGAATATGGACTTACAGAATATCGAAGAGCTGGAAATCTACTTCGCAAACCATTTTGATACTTGGCTCTTTCCCGTTCTCGCTGAGCACTATCTGACTGAGGGAGATCACGAGCGCGCACATAAGGTTTCTGAAATCGGTCTGAGTCGTCACCCCGACCATGTCCCAGGGCTCTTTGTTGAAGCGAGGATTCAGATGGCGGAGGGAAAGCTAAAGAATGCTGAGAAGCTGCTGAAGAAGACCGTTTCTCTGGATCCGGGCCACTTCAACGCTTACATACTATTGGCTCAAGTTCAGGCCGACTTGGGAAGATCAGCAAAGACCGTTCGAAAGTTGTATGAAACAATTCTTGAAATGGATAGCACCAACGAGAAAGCGAAAGCGTGGTTGGCAAAACCGTCTGATGCCGGAAAACGGAGCAGGAAGAAAGTGACAGCTCCGGCAAAACGTGCTCCTAAGGGCAGGGTGAAAAAGCCTCGGGAACGTCCTCCCAGGGAGTCGCTGGCCGATTTCCCCATCACGCCGCAAGTGGCCACTTTTACTCTAATGGCAGTCCTGAAGAGTCAGAAACTCTACCGGCAGGCGCTGGAAGTGCTGACAGTGATGTCAGGCAAGAAAGATGCTGACATAGAGCGAATCGCAAAAGAGAAGAGTGATCTGATGAGACTGTTGAAATCCCAATCGGGGATACGGTAGATGTCTCTTATTGATAAAAGAGTGGAAAAGTTGAGAGAGAAGCTGGCGGATGAATCGTTAGAAGGCATGCTGGTGACAAACCTAACGAATGTCCGGTACCTTTCAGGCTTCAGTGGATCGGCCGGGACGTGCCTGATCTTTCCTGAAAAGGCTTACTTTATTTCCGATGGGCGCTATGAAACGCAGTCAAAACAGCAGGTAACGGGAATGGAGATTCTTATCGGTGTGGAACCTTACCCCGAAATAATCAAGAAAGAGAAACTTATATCCGATGGCATGCACCTTGCGTTCGAGGCGGAACACGTTTCGGTGAGTTCTGCAAAAAAGCTGGAAGATCTTTTCCCCAGCTGTTCCTGGGAGCCGATGACCAATGTAATAGAGCAGATCGCCATGGTGAAGGACAAGAGTGAGATACGGGCGACGCGGAAAGCCGTGGAGATCACTGACCAGACCTTTGAGCAGATTATTCCTGAGATTCGGCCGGGAGTGACAGAACGTGAGATCGCCGGTAAGATATCATTTACCTACAAAATGTTCGGAGCTGACGGCGACGCTTTTGACTGCATCGTGGCAGGAGGGCCGAATTCTGCTCTGCCTCATGCCCGGTCTGGGGACCGGCCTCTACAGGAGGGGGATTTTGTGATTCTCGACTTTGGCGCCTTTTATCAGGGGTACCACGCTGATATGACACGGACCGTAGTGGTGGGAGAAGCCACGGAGCGCCACAGGGAGATCTATAATACCGTCCGCGAGGCCCAGCGCCGCGGGTGCGAAGCGGCTAAAGATGGTGCTCCGTGCAAAGAAGTTGATTCCGCCTGCCGTAACTATATCTCTGAAAGCGGATACGGCGACTACTTCAACCACGGTACCGGACACGGCCTTGGTCTCGAGATTCACACCAATCCCCGCTTTTCGCAGCTCAGCAAGGATCATATTTACGAGAATTATCTTATGACAATTGAGCCGGGCATCTATATTCCTGATTGGGGCGGCGTGCGGATTGAAGACGATATTCTCATCACTTCGAACGGCTGTGAGATTCTTAACCAATCGACAAAGGACATGCTTTCCCTGAGTTGATACTTTATTTCCCCGCTTAATTGAGTAACGACTTTCTGCAATGATTAAGACAATCTTTATGGATATCGGCGGTGTTCTGCTGGATATCTCACCTGAGCGTACACTGGCTGAACTGATCACCGCTACAGATCATCCGGAGAGTGTTATCAGAGAGGCTTTCCACGAGGATGCTCTAGACAGGTATGAAAAAGGGCAGATTGGAGATGATCAGTTTTATGCTCATTTTCGGGACGCACTGCCTGAGCCTGACGGTCTGACGAAAGATAAATTCTTTTCCGCCTGGCTTGCGCTTCTTGGCACTTGTACCGATTCGCTTTCTGTGGCCAGAGATCTCGTTCGGGAGTATCCTGTGTGGCTTGCCTCTAATACAAATCCTTTCCACATCCGGCACGGGACTGAGAAAGGATGGCTCGACGGCTTCAGCGGTTACATTTACTCATTTGAAATTTCAGCCAGAAAGCCACACGCTGATTTCTTCACAAAGGCACTCACGCTTGCCGGGGCCGAGGCCCGCACCTCGCTGTTCATAGACGATCATCGGGAGAATGTGGAGACTGCTGACAAGCTCGGATTCACCACAATTCATTATCGGTCGCATGAACAGTTCTGCCGTGACTTGAGTCATCACCTAGACCGCATCTAGCGGATTTTCCGCTCACACCTCTTAACTGTGTCAACTAAATTAGACTCCCTCATGGAGCCGCACACGGACGTTTCACGCATACTCGATTTCCTGAAGTCGCACCCTGAGATCGGGCCGCACATCGAGCACGTCCATCACATCCCCG
This window harbors:
- a CDS encoding cobalamin B12-binding domain-containing protein, coding for MERKIRIVMAKPGLDGHDRGVKILARAYRDAGMEVIYLGLRQTPEMIVSTALQEDVDVIALSILSGAHMTVFPKVMELMKSEGMDDVLLTGGGIIPDKDMEALHAEGVGKLFGPGTPIQETIDYITEWVKTNRWKK
- a CDS encoding acyl-CoA carboxylase subunit beta, giving the protein MSDTLKRLQTLRQEALKGGGEERIEAQHSKGKLTARERLDLLLDKGSFQETGMFVKHQSSDFGLDKKRVPGDGVVTGHGTIDGRRVFVFAQDFTVLGGSLSGSNAKKICNIMDHAMRVGAPIIGLNDCGGARIQEGVSSLGGYAEIFLRNTLASGVVPQISMIMGPSAGGAVYSPAITDFTLMVKGTSYMFVTGPNVVKTVTHEDVSYEDLGGAVTHATKSGVSHFAAENEVEAIQTVKLLLSYIPQNNLEDPPFGPQEDPVEREVEALDSVVPQNSNKPYDMHDVIRPIVDSEEFLEVHSAFARNIIVGFARLNGGSVGIVANQPSHLAGVLDIDSAVKGARFVRFCDAFNIPLVVFEDVPGFLPGTEQEWGGIIRHGAKLLYAFCEATVPKVTVITRKAYGGAYDVMNSKHIRGDVNFAWPTAEIAVMGPKGAVEIIFKKEIAEADDSEAVEEKMIEEYRDKFANPYVAAEQGYIDDVIEPRTTRSRLIQALVMLDTKVDMNPKKKHGNIPL
- a CDS encoding aminopeptidase P family protein; this translates as MSLIDKRVEKLREKLADESLEGMLVTNLTNVRYLSGFSGSAGTCLIFPEKAYFISDGRYETQSKQQVTGMEILIGVEPYPEIIKKEKLISDGMHLAFEAEHVSVSSAKKLEDLFPSCSWEPMTNVIEQIAMVKDKSEIRATRKAVEITDQTFEQIIPEIRPGVTEREIAGKISFTYKMFGADGDAFDCIVAGGPNSALPHARSGDRPLQEGDFVILDFGAFYQGYHADMTRTVVVGEATERHREIYNTVREAQRRGCEAAKDGAPCKEVDSACRNYISESGYGDYFNHGTGHGLGLEIHTNPRFSQLSKDHIYENYLMTIEPGIYIPDWGGVRIEDDILITSNGCEILNQSTKDMLSLS
- a CDS encoding HAD family phosphatase: MIKTIFMDIGGVLLDISPERTLAELITATDHPESVIREAFHEDALDRYEKGQIGDDQFYAHFRDALPEPDGLTKDKFFSAWLALLGTCTDSLSVARDLVREYPVWLASNTNPFHIRHGTEKGWLDGFSGYIYSFEISARKPHADFFTKALTLAGAEARTSLFIDDHRENVETADKLGFTTIHYRSHEQFCRDLSHHLDRI